The Caldalkalibacillus thermarum genome contains the following window.
TGCTCGTTTCATTCTTGAACAAACGAAAGGGATTGAATTATCTGACTACCAGGTGAGAGAATCTCATCCAAATCTTCTAGTCAGTTTGTTGCCTTCTATTATTATGTTGACCTTTCAGGTGGAACTGGAAATCACCGACCCCGCCCCCAGACTTGTGCCCGCAATCGGCATTGACCGGCGTGCAAAAGAAATTCTCCAACAACTGGCGCAAGACCGTCCGCAGGATCGCCGGGCTCCACCGGAAGATCCGGTTGCTCCTATTGTGCAAAAAGGGGTTCTGAAACTGGCCGTCATTCCCAAAAATGCCTCCTTAAGAATGGTATTATTAGTCTAATTGTTTTGTTAAACGTTGACAATATATGCTTAAATGAGTGCTCGTAGTGGAATTTCCGGTCCGCTGCGAGTATTCTTTATGAAAAAGGTGTGATGATTAAAAATATCAACAGCTTGTAAAAATATGTTTCAGGACTGTACGGCAAAGAGTGGATCCCAATGGGGAATAAATGGTTCTCAGCTTTGGCTTCATTTACGGCATCCAGGATATTTGTTGTCATGCTGATCCTGATCTTGACAATCATCTGGGGTTATGCCTGGGTGTGGATGAAAATAGGACTGGATTATATGGGCCCGTTGACGTTTTCAGCCCTCCGTTTTAGCGTTGGAGCGTTAACATTGCTCCTGCTTTTATGGGGGCTGCGCCGGCTTACATTTCAAAACTTGCATTGGAAACCCTTGCTTATCCTTGGCCTGTTGC
Protein-coding sequences here:
- a CDS encoding DMT family transporter; translation: MGNKWFSALASFTASRIFVVMLILILTIIWGYAWVWMKIGLDYMGPLTFSALRFSVGALTLLLLLWGLRRLTFQNLHWKPLLILGLLQTTLVYALIMYGMRFVEAGKSSIILYTMPIWSSLLASYFLNEKLG